A single genomic interval of Pyrus communis chromosome 5, drPyrComm1.1, whole genome shotgun sequence harbors:
- the LOC137733485 gene encoding cytochrome b561 and DOMON domain-containing protein At3g61750-like: MASPGSWLIFALRFAFRLCILTLVLEAKFFVMADDDSYVPGVNSINRGNVESELCDNDLSNFMLPPYSNSSSDLVCRPIWNTFVLRYSQTEDHVVNIILSAVYTTGWVGMGFSRNGMMVGSSTIVGWINKKGQVRIKQYYLQGSKVSQVIPDKGELPLTGIPASVVLHGPRIYLAFQMQFKTHLAPQPIILAIGSRSPKHNHLTIHNDKTTVLFDFSSGSASVGEAPSDLGQMKKNHGILAIFGWGLIIPIGAIVPRYLKHKEPLWYYLHSIIQFVGFVIGLAAVVLGQQLYTKIGANFPTHRGIGIFVLVLSILQILAFFLRPNKDANNIRKYWNWYHHWLGRSAVFFAAVNIVLGIKIGGEGNDWKVGYGFLVGVILDSVIVLEVLARMRRTEKDDITPNFQMNPIQ, translated from the exons TTGCTCTGAGGTTTGCTTTCAGGCTATGTATTCTGACCCTCGTCTTGGAGGCCAAGTTTTTTGTTATGGCTGATGATGACAGTTATGTTCCGGGGGTTAATAGCATCAACAGGGGCAATGTTGAATCGGAGCTTTGTGACAATGATCTGAGCAATTTTATGCTACCACCATATAGTAATTCATCATCTGATCTAGTCTGCAGGCCTATTTGGAACACTTTTGTTCTGAGA TACTCTCAGACAGAAGATCATGTCGTGAACATTATATTATCTGCTGTATACACCACAGGATGGGTGGGAATGGGATTTTCCAGAAATGGAATGATGGTTGGTTCAAGTACAATAGTGGGATGGATTAACAAAAAAGGCCAAGTAAGAATTAAGCAATACTATTTGCAAGGCTCCAAGGTGTCACAAGTCATACCAGACAAAGGTGAATTGCCACTCACTGGCATTCCTGCTTCTGTTGTGCTTCATGGACCTAGAATTTACTTGGCTTTTCAGATGCAATTCAAAACTCATCTTGCTCCTCAGCCAATCATCTTGGCTATCGGAAGCCGTTCCCCCAAGCACAACCACCTAACCATACACAATGATAAAACAACCGTCTTGTTTGATTTCTCTTCAGGCTCAGCATCTGTGGGAGAGGCACCTAGTGATCTTGGACAAATGAAGAAGAACCATGGAATATTGGCTATATTTGGATGGGGTCTAATAATTCCTATTGGGGCAATTGTGCCAAGATACTTGAAGCACAAGGAACCTCTGTGGTACTATCTCCATTCAATTATTCAATTTGTTGGCTTTGTAATTGGGCTTGCAGCTGTGGTACTTGGCCAGCAACTCTATACTAAAATAGGAGCCAACTTTCCAACGCATAGAGGCATAGGAATTTTTGTTCTCGTACTTAGCATCCTTCAG ATATTGGCATTTTTTCTAAGACCCAACAAGGATGCCAATAATATTAGAAAGTACTGGAATTGGTACCACCACTGGCTTGGAAGGTCTGCAGTCTTCTTTGCAGCTGTGAACATAGTTCTGGGGATCAAAATTGGAGGTGAAGGAAATGATTGGAAGGTTGGTTACGGATTTCTTGTAGGCGTAATTCTTGACTCAGTAATTGTATTAGAAGTATTGGCAAGGATGAGAAGAACAGAGAAGGATGATATTACTCCAAACTTCCAAATGAATCCAATTCAATAG